In a genomic window of Acidimicrobiales bacterium:
- a CDS encoding tyrosine-type recombinase/integrase produces the protein MCDSGAMAYRALPTTDEMPPVFHEWLHWLPLYEDKPPHTVRAYSQGVRRVVSFAGMPPSGFRPDSLDQAGLTDTVRSMRADPEVSRATLNQTLAALKSFFDFCIADRLVAQVPDIARIRKVARLDVPQVDPEYYRPAELCELYAEASSQDNGSNRVRWASRDLAMCSFLAVLGLRAAELAAADRGWISRERLVDRDDRATWMLHVVGKARRIRRLPLSDELVEAADRWQEERIGRFGPSLPDDPMFVTNDGERFNYGRLRYWLRLLNREAGLRDRSLHSLRHTAGVQLAADAVPMNVIQSLLGHATIKTTGIYTELAGGQLVGVLERSGANTLLGEALAGADR, from the coding sequence TTCGGGGGCCATGGCCTACAGAGCACTACCGACCACCGACGAGATGCCGCCCGTCTTCCACGAGTGGCTGCACTGGCTGCCGTTGTACGAGGACAAGCCCCCACACACCGTCCGTGCCTACAGTCAGGGCGTCAGGCGGGTCGTCTCTTTCGCCGGCATGCCTCCCTCAGGGTTCCGGCCCGACAGCCTGGACCAGGCCGGCCTCACCGACACCGTCAGGTCGATGCGTGCCGATCCGGAGGTCTCCAGGGCCACGCTGAATCAGACGCTGGCCGCCCTCAAGTCCTTCTTCGACTTCTGCATCGCCGACCGACTGGTGGCCCAGGTGCCCGACATCGCCCGGATACGGAAGGTGGCCAGGCTGGATGTCCCCCAGGTGGACCCCGAGTACTACCGCCCGGCCGAGCTCTGCGAACTGTATGCCGAGGCGAGCAGTCAAGATAACGGCTCCAACCGGGTGCGTTGGGCCAGCAGGGACCTGGCCATGTGCTCCTTCCTGGCCGTGCTGGGGCTCCGTGCCGCCGAGTTGGCCGCCGCAGACCGGGGCTGGATCTCCCGGGAACGCCTCGTCGACCGGGACGACCGGGCGACCTGGATGCTGCACGTCGTCGGCAAGGCTCGACGTATCCGTCGACTCCCCCTCTCCGACGAGCTGGTGGAGGCGGCGGATCGCTGGCAGGAGGAGCGGATCGGCCGCTTCGGGCCCTCCCTGCCGGATGATCCGATGTTCGTGACCAACGACGGCGAGCGCTTCAACTACGGGCGCCTCCGCTACTGGCTGCGCCTCCTGAACCGCGAGGCCGGTCTCCGGGACCGCTCGCTGCACTCGCTGCGACACACCGCCGGCGTCCAGCTGGCAGCCGACGCTGTACCGATGAACGTGATCCAGAGCCTGCTGGGCCACGCCACGATCAAGACCACGGGCATCTACACGGAGCTGGCCGGCGGG